In Phalacrocorax carbo chromosome 1, bPhaCar2.1, whole genome shotgun sequence, the genomic stretch GGTCAGATCCCGCCCGGGGCAGACCCTGCTACGCAGCAGTGCTGCACTGGGGGTTTCCAGTTATCGTATCACACCTAGGACTATTCCTTCTGAGTTGCAGCTGACGAGAACCTAGTCTCAACTAGCATTGTAGCCTAttcaaagtaaataaatgcaTCTTTGCTATCTATCACTTGTGCTTGCTCAGTGTTTATCAGCAAGTTTCCGTGCTCTCTTTTCCCCATGCCATCCATAGCCACCATGTGCAGCAAGAAAAAACCGTACTGCTCTTCaccaagggggaaaaaaaactgcaaagggcggggggtggggggaagaacgaaaccaaaccaaaccaaaaaaacccatataaaaataagaggaaaagcTTTTGACACAAACTGTTGACCTCTCCTGCTGCGAAGTGCTTGTCGCCTCAGTACATCTGCTCTAAGCCACGGCTgaccccccccttcctcccctgccagctttctgcttccagccctgctgcttcGCCTCCCCTGGACGCCAGGAAGCTGTGGCATCTTGGGACCCACTGTGTACAGACTGACAAAGCGTTCAGCCATGTAAgttgtttttactgttattctttaaaaacacaGCCAAAAATCCTAAGGTTGCTTTTTGCCAGGGTCTGGCGAACCGGGCTGGTCAGATGGGCTCTTGtagacagaaaaaagtaaagcatgaactgaaggaaaaaaaaaaaaacctgtcacaaagcaaacaaaaccaaagtcaCACCATAAAGTATTTATTAAGAAACAAAGGgggcttttttcttcatttgtaagAAACACTTTAAAGCAAGTGCTCTTTCAGAGATTTAAAAGCTGTATCAAATGGTAACATTGATTTTACATTATTGTacatgacattaaaaaataaaacaaaacccaaaacaaaaaaagacaccCCACCACATCTCACAAACTTCCTTTTATTACAACTCAGGTCCCTCTGCCTTCGGttgtaaattaatttctacAGACTTAGATTTAacttattcttctttttttaaaaaaaaaaacaacaagtaAACAATATACAAAGAGATTCACCTGAATTTCATAGGTCAGAGGAGGTGTCCTCACCAGGGCACATGCAAGGCAGGCAGCGTGCGCTGGCGGGGCGGGCGAGAGCTGACTTGGTTCACAGTTGGGAAAGATCACGAGCGCGTGGATGGGCTGCTTGTCTGGCCATGCAGTAAGAGGCTGGGTCTCACCTGGGCCAAGTGCCTCCAGCTGCTGAAGGCATCCAAGCCCCTACGCCTGCTGCAAACCCAGCTTTGCAAGGTCAGTGTGACCAAGCTGCAACATGGGCACGTAGAAATGTAAATCCCCATGAGACCCCCAGAGCATGTTCGGTCCTTCAAAAGCCTGGCAACACCCAGCTCCGGTGCACCTCCTGCCTGTGAAGAAGCACCAagctgtgcaggcagagcaAGGCAGTCGCCCAACGCCTCCAGCAGCCGGTTGCTGCCTTGCCAAAGCCACCCAGCCTGGCTGGAGGGGAAGCCGGGTCTCGTTAGTCAATGTTTCTGTCCAGGTCCTACGCACTGAATGGGAGATCGCAGCCAGGAACAGCAGATCCAGGGTAAATTACTTATTCATTTTCCTATGTCAGTGGTCAAACCattcctgcctgctgcagactGCCTGTGTGTGGCGTTTACAAGTAAACCATTGGATTCGGCAATGCATCTGCACGTATGCgtaatttaaaaacagacatACAAAAAATAGTAGTATCACAGTTATTGCTACATACTGATACAGTATCAGGCAATAAGAAACCTTTTATCAGCTCTGGTCTAGTTACAGTAATTGCCCGGTTTTGGTAAATGCCCTCAGTCCTCTGTTGCGGTGTTTTGGCTGAAGAACAAATGGATGGAAAGGCAGAgactatggggttttttttaagagccaAAACAAGCCTTAACTAGTTTGTTGCACCCGGGTGCTGTATTGCAGTTAGCATGGTCTGATTATTCCCAGTACTCTGTTGCCCCTTCAACAtggaaaggtatttttttttcccccacgtGAAGCAAAGCAAGATGGGGCCAGCAGCTCCAGTGCAAAGTGCCATCGCCCCCCCGCCCTACCTTGCGCCACCTCCCCAACCCCCATGGCATCACAGAGAGCCACAAGCACCTTCATCCTTTGGTTGTgcctttttccttatttttaactATAGCTGTGCCTTCCTcatcccctgccccacaggtaaagaagaaaaggggaTGGGTTTCAaacccccaccagcccctctgtATCCAGGGTGTGGTGGTTTTGTGTGACACCCCCTTCCCACCCAGACGAGGGCTGGGGACTCAGAGTGGGCTGGCGGGGGGGCACAAGGCCCATTTTCCTACAGTGAGACACGATCTCAAGCAGGGTTTGGGGCTGACGACTTCATGCACGTTCACACGGGTTTACTGTTTCATGGGAAATGAGGTTACACCAGGCGTGTTCGGAGTCACAGTACGCCCTTGCTCAGCAAAGGCGGTTTCAGCTCAGATGCTGCTAGCTGCACCAAAAGCTTTGCTGAGTGTCAGGGAGAGCAAGTGCCTCGTACCctgttttcagtaaaaagtTCACGAAGGTAAAGTCTGTGCAAACCACTACTGGGTCCTGATCTTGAAGCAAAACCACATCAAGAAGGGTTTCAAGTGCACTGGAGGGAAGAGCCGAATAATTCACACTCCTCTCATTCCTACATAAATACCAGGGACAAGGAAAATTGGTCATTGCAAGACTAAGCCTTTCACGGCATTTCACCCCAAACCAGGGGTGCATAAGAAACCACGGGGGCTGGTACCAGCACCCGGCACGCAGGGATTGCACCGTTCGGCTCGGGGTTGTGATTGTCTGTAAAGCAACGGGAAATGTCATtgaggagctgggagaggagaaaagaggttTCTTAAGTACTGCGGTCTTGTACAGTGTAACAAAACTCTTTCTACAAATTAATTAGGCAAATACTTCTGACCATGTCATACCTGAAGGGCACTTAATGGCTCCGGCATTTATCTCACAAGTACAGTGATCTGAAATACATATGCATTTTCAGCGTAATCCTTCACCGCTGTAAATCAAGCACTGGAATGAGAGCATATCTGGCAACGTTAATTCAGAGATATCATCCTACAGTTTCTGGCAACGGAACCCgatgaaaataaatggtttATAAACACTGTCTGACATGCATGAgcctttcaaaattatttacaagTGATGTTCTGGGAGCTTCATTCCAAGGAAGTATTTCTCCTCCATTCAGTTTAGATATTAAAATCTGtcaggtggggagggggaggcaggcgTCAGCGCTACACAGTCACAGCTGGGTACATCTTCTGTTCGCTGTTGGTGTGTGGGTAGGGAGACTGGATCTGCCTGTAGCCGCTCTGCAAACCGTCGAGGAAGGGGGGCACCGGGGTCAGGGGCATCGAGTCGTGCTGCACAGCGTAGCCCACGTACTGGGGGTGCAGGTACTGCCCCTGGTGCGGCACGATCTGGGTGGCCTGCTGGCAGTTCAGCACCGAGAAGTTCGTCGGCATGTTGACGTAGACGTTATTCATGGTCCCTTCTGGCAAACAGCAGTTGGTCTGGGACCTGGTCGGGGGGGCTCTGGCCCCCGAGTTGgcgctggagctggagctggcagcGGTGCTTGACTGGCGGGAGGAGGAGCCCCGGGAGGTGCTGGCACTTGGGATCATGGGGATAGTCTCCATCAGGCGGGTGCCCCCAGGGGCTCGGCTCTGCTGGGGCTCCTGCTTGGGCCGCAGGCACCTGCAGCAGCAAGCTGCCACCAGCGACCCCAAGATGATGAAGGCGACAAATACAGATCCAACGATGAGGAACGGCACGTAGATGGGCACTGCAACGAAAAAACATCATCACTGGGGAATAAGGACAAAcctcagcagctccagcagaagGTCTCATCCCCATCAGCCGAGCCCACCTCCCGACAGTGCAGGTCAATGCAGGGGGAGCACTAGAAGCTGTGTGTGCGGGAGAGCATTTTGTACAGAGAGGATGAAAGGCGCTGCTAAAACCACTGGCTGCGGTTTCCAAAAGCATCTTCAAAGTTATTAGCAGGGAGGAAAGCTCACAGCTCGCACCTCTCGGGAGGGCATTCGCTCCCGTTGATGGTGGTCTAGTCCACATCAATCACCACTCCACATCTCACCAGATCCTGCCTCAAATACACCTCACAAGAAAAAGCAGGCAAGGGAATGATGGGTTTGAACAGTGCCATAGGGAGCTACTTTGGGGGCAGGATCCCTGCTCAGGGCTTGGGAGCACAGGGTGGTCAAACCCCGGTGCTGCACTGCGCCCCTCCCCATCACCAGACCTCTCTGG encodes the following:
- the SHISA2 gene encoding protein shisa-2 homolog, whose amino-acid sequence is MRGGRRWRLLLLAAAAALGWLLPAGAAASGEYCHGWLDGQGGWRDGFQCPERFDGGDATICCGSCALRYCCSSAEARLDQGACDNDRRQGGGEAGRPGKDGPDGAAVPIYVPFLIVGSVFVAFIILGSLVAACCCRCLRPKQEPQQSRAPGGTRLMETIPMIPSASTSRGSSSRQSSTAASSSSSANSGARAPPTRSQTNCCLPEGTMNNVYVNMPTNFSVLNCQQATQIVPHQGQYLHPQYVGYAVQHDSMPLTPVPPFLDGLQSGYRQIQSPYPHTNSEQKMYPAVTV